The Naumovozyma dairenensis CBS 421 chromosome 1, complete genome genome includes a region encoding these proteins:
- the RTR2 gene encoding putative protein-serine/threonine phosphatase (similar to Saccharomyces cerevisiae YDR066C and YER139C; ancestral locus Anc_8.181), with product MSMVVTIKLIQEAVLRPHQMHQQLAGYDADTIVYQLITLLINSNCIDETTLKYITRFFTPETFQMLVLQRINNKRCGYPLCDKPVSHINHSDAFSLINTKTSYFNKFCSDLHMKSTSFLQAQLLTTPLRERVGIHLISNYDIDKFQRENIMYNNIVLFEEYIREKTLDQDLDSIMKSLETLEFQI from the coding sequence ATGTCGATGGTAGTTACAattaaattgattcaaGAGGCTGTTTTGAGACCACATCAAATGCATCAACAACTAGCAGGTTATGATGCTGATACGATAGTGTATCAACTCATTACCTTACTTATAAATTCCAATTGCATAGATGAAACCacattgaaatatataactAGATTCTTTACTCCAGAGACTTTCCAAATGTTGGTACTCCAAAGAATTAACAATAAACGTTGTGGATACCCACTTTGCGATAAGCCTGTCTCACATATAAACCATTCTGATGCATTTTCTCTCATTAATACTAAGACATCGTATTTCAATAAGTTTTGTAGTGACCTGCATATGAAATCAACAAGTTTCTTGCAAGCCCAATTATTAACAACCCCCCTAAGGGAAAGAGTTGGTATccatttgatttcaaattatgATATTGACAAATTCCAGAGAGAAAATATaatgtataataatatcgttttatttgaagaatatatacgAGAAAAAACATTAGATCAAGATTTGGATTCCATCATGAAAAGCTTAGAAACTTTAgaattccaaatttaa